CAGGATGACGAAGTCTTTTCTGAAGGATATCTTAGTAGATGAATTTCGagcatcaaagaagaagaagaccgcAGCTGATGTGCAAGATCTGCTCCATATGGAATATGGTATTGATCTCACGTATAGTCAGGCATACCATTGTTTGAAGTTCACTAAAGAGTTTCTTTGGGGTGATGACATCAAGTCTTATTCAGACCTTCTTTGGTACAAAGATTCAATTGAACCTTATGATCCTGGTAGCGTCGTCAAGTTTGAGTATGATGGTGAAACGAAGCAGTTCCAGAGGTTTTTTGTTGCTTTTGAAGCTTCTATTACTGGTTTCAATAAGTATTGTCGTCCGATGTTGTTTATTGATTGTACTTTCCTCACTGGGAAGTTTAAGGGCGGTCTTATGGTTGCTTGCGGAAAAACTGGTAATCAAGGTATGTTTTTTAATCTTTTctctattttttaattattaagtGTTTCTGTTGATTGCATAACTTCCAtaacttttgttgttgatacCATAGTTTCGCTTGTTGATCCCCTAATATGTGTTGTTGATCTTATAATTtcagttgttgatcccataagttAGTTGTTGATACCATAGTTTCACTTGTTGATTCCCTAATATGTGTTGTTGATCTTATAATTtcagttgttgatcccataagtAAGTTGTTGATACCATAGTTTCACTTGTTGATATCCTAATATGTGTTGTTTTTATCCCATAAGttagttgttgatcccataatctCACTTGTTGATTCCATGATACATAATATTTGTTTTGTCACCCCATAACTTGTTCATGTATTTCAGTTTTATTGGTCACTTTGTGAATTTTTGGTGTTTATTTGTTTGTTGTAGAGATCTATCCAGTTGCATTTGGAATAGTTCCCTGTGGAAATGGTGCCAGTTGGGAATGGTTCTTAACCAATTTGAAGGGTATTATCAATGAAGACCGCCCACTGACCATCATATCAGACCGTGGAGCTGGCCATTTGAAGCATGTCCCTATTGTCTTTCCAAAAGCTTTTCATTCTTTCTGTTTGTATCACATGAAAGGTAATATTCCGGTTCCAAAGGGAAAGAATAGGCAAACTGCTGTGAGGCTGTTTGAAGAGTGCTACACTGCGTTAACAAAGGAGAAGTTTCATACTGCTGCCAAGAGTATGAGCAATCTGAAGATGGATTCAGTTATTGATTGGATGGTAAAGATATCGTTCAAGAACTGGGCTGCTCATGCATTTCTAGTAGAAAGGTTTGGTGAGAACACATCAAACATTGCTGAGACTTTTAACAGTGTGATTAAGCATGATAAGCGGCTTCCAGCACTTGAGCTTCTAGATTCTATTCGTGCTTATGTAATGGAGCAGAACTACAAGAGGAAGGTGGATTCTGGTAAGTGGACTGGAAAGCTTACTCCTCGGATGCAGGCTAGGCTCAACAAGAGGGTCATTGATTGCCGTTTTTACAAGTTCCATAGATCAAGTGATAAATTTTTCGAGATCATTTATCCTACTGGAAAGCACTTAGTTGATTTGGATGCTAAGACTTGTACTTGTAATTGGTGGCAGAAGCATAGTTTCCCTTGCACCCATTCGATGAAATCCATGTTGCAGATTGGTCCAGATGAACCCTATAAGTACATCATACCATATTATACCACCGAGTACTATAGAGGTCTGTATGCTCGTCCTATCTATCATATTCCCGACAGTGAGAGGCCTCTTAAAATCAATGAGGAAGGTTATGTTTTGCCTCCCAATGGCGGTCGTGAGTCAGCTGGAAGGCCAACTACTTCAAGGTATAGGGGATGTCGAGAGAAAGTTCGCAAGAAGAGGAAGTGTGGTCAGTGTGGAAGATTTGCCTTCCACAACCGTCGTAGATG
This portion of the Papaver somniferum cultivar HN1 chromosome 11, ASM357369v1, whole genome shotgun sequence genome encodes:
- the LOC113324359 gene encoding uncharacterized protein LOC113324359, which gives rise to MTKSFLKDILVDEFRASKKKKTAADVQDLLHMEYGIDLTYSQAYHCLKFTKEFLWGDDIKSYSDLLWYKDSIEPYDPGSVVKFEYDGETKQFQRFFVAFEASITGFNKYCRPMLFIDCTFLTGKFKGGLMVACGKTGNQEIYPVAFGIVPCGNGASWEWFLTNLKGIINEDRPLTIISDRGAGHLKHVPIVFPKAFHSFCLYHMKGNIPVPKGKNRQTAVRLFEECYTALTKEKFHTAAKSMSNLKMDSVIDWMVKISFKNWAAHAFLVERFGENTSNIAETFNSVIKHDKRLPALELLDSIRAYVMEQNYKRKVDSGKWTGKLTPRMQARLNKRVIDCRFYKFHRSSDKFFEIIYPTGKHLVDLDAKTCTCNWWQKHSFPCTHSMKSMLQIGPDEPYKYIIPYYTTEYYRGLYARPIYHIPDSERPLKINEEGYVLPPNGGRESAGRPTTSRFQAY